The Bacillota bacterium genome contains a region encoding:
- a CDS encoding DUF401 family protein — MNFINPAALEGAGVIISIFIIIFFIRKGWKMYYVLPMAIIVLAITNGDSLSDNLAVLYKSATSFTAFYLVTMVLAITMLGHLHHKIGAMSQLVDNLRLLIRDPRILIMVLPASISLFSTIPGGAILSAPMVEETGRKLNMPPTELAMSNLLYRHLIVLVNPFNAAIVLASGITGISIARYLGFAGPVIFVAIVMAIIMLFRKYPRSVVEMTEPVRNGKRQIIVKVLIAASPFIVAIFLGVACKVFFPLALTVGILITMLINLPKGQIGPALIQRLGMLIKGFNWPIALTSLTIVFYKDFILEAEAFQQFVQYLMDQGLPLIVLVVVLSFLTGFITGNNIAAIGIAIPIIMPFLGADMFSIRYLGLAYLCAYAGYLGSPIHLCIYFTNEYFKTSMYTLLKRINLYTSIIVILGLIAFLFY; from the coding sequence ATGAACTTTATTAACCCGGCCGCTCTTGAAGGAGCAGGCGTAATTATATCGATCTTTATAATTATCTTCTTCATCCGTAAAGGCTGGAAAATGTATTATGTGCTGCCCATGGCGATCATTGTTCTGGCCATTACGAACGGTGATTCGTTATCCGATAATCTGGCTGTATTGTACAAATCTGCAACAAGCTTTACTGCTTTTTACCTGGTTACAATGGTCCTGGCCATTACCATGTTGGGGCATCTGCACCATAAGATAGGAGCAATGTCACAGCTTGTCGATAATTTGCGTCTTTTGATCAGGGATCCGCGGATTTTAATTATGGTCTTACCGGCTTCCATATCGCTTTTCTCAACCATACCGGGTGGAGCAATTCTGTCAGCTCCAATGGTAGAAGAAACGGGTCGTAAACTTAACATGCCCCCGACTGAACTGGCCATGTCGAATCTTCTTTACCGGCACCTTATCGTTCTGGTTAATCCCTTCAATGCAGCGATTGTTCTGGCATCTGGGATTACCGGAATCAGCATCGCCCGCTACCTCGGTTTTGCCGGGCCGGTTATCTTCGTTGCAATCGTTATGGCCATAATTATGCTTTTCAGGAAATATCCCCGTTCGGTTGTTGAGATGACGGAACCGGTTCGCAACGGTAAAAGACAGATAATAGTAAAAGTACTTATAGCCGCCTCCCCATTTATTGTCGCCATTTTTTTAGGCGTTGCCTGTAAGGTATTTTTCCCACTTGCCCTGACCGTAGGTATTTTAATCACAATGCTGATTAACCTGCCAAAAGGTCAGATTGGGCCAGCGCTTATACAGAGATTGGGCATGCTTATCAAAGGCTTTAACTGGCCTATCGCTCTTACTTCTCTGACCATAGTTTTTTACAAAGATTTTATTTTAGAAGCCGAGGCATTCCAGCAGTTCGTCCAGTACCTGATGGATCAGGGGCTGCCCTTGATCGTGTTGGTTGTTGTTTTGTCATTCCTGACAGGATTCATCACCGGCAATAATATTGCAGCAATCGGGATAGCAATTCCGATTATCATGCCTTTTCTGGGAGCAGATATGTTTTCAATACGCTATCTGGGGCTGGCCTATTTATGCGCCTATGCCGGTTATCTTGGCTCACCGATCCACCTCTGTATCTATTTCACAAACGAATATTTCAAAACTTCCATGTACACCCTGCTTAA